One stretch of Leadbetterella byssophila DSM 17132 DNA includes these proteins:
- a CDS encoding DUF2911 domain-containing protein, translating to MKLIKVLALALITYGASAQSFKVPTKSPLQTIKQEFALSSVEIEYSRPSARGRKIFGDLEAYGKLWRTGANAQTLITFGEDVKVNGTPLKAGKYTILSVIGKDEWKIRFCTPETSVFNFKEANVIATVSAKPVNVDFHWETFTILFGAQTDTSLEVNMIWENTMVPFTITTEIDEKVMANINKVMSSDTRPYLAAASYYLDNGKDLKKALEWANKAVEQQPDAFWVTHTKAKIQAKLGDKKGAMETAKLSLSQAKAASNQDYVALNEKLMATLK from the coding sequence ATGAAACTAATTAAAGTTCTGGCCCTTGCGCTGATCACTTACGGTGCCAGTGCACAGTCGTTTAAAGTTCCTACAAAAAGCCCTTTACAAACTATTAAGCAAGAATTCGCCCTATCTTCTGTAGAGATTGAGTATTCGCGTCCCTCTGCTAGAGGTAGAAAGATATTTGGCGATCTTGAAGCATATGGTAAATTATGGAGAACTGGTGCCAATGCTCAAACTTTAATCACATTTGGTGAAGATGTTAAAGTGAACGGAACTCCATTAAAGGCGGGTAAATACACCATACTTTCTGTGATTGGTAAGGACGAATGGAAGATTCGTTTCTGTACTCCTGAGACCAGCGTATTTAATTTTAAGGAGGCAAATGTAATTGCTACCGTATCAGCAAAGCCAGTAAATGTAGATTTCCACTGGGAAACCTTTACCATTCTTTTTGGTGCGCAGACAGATACTTCACTTGAAGTTAACATGATTTGGGAGAACACCATGGTGCCATTCACCATCACTACTGAAATTGATGAGAAGGTGATGGCAAATATTAATAAGGTAATGTCTTCAGATACCCGTCCGTATTTAGCCGCAGCATCATATTATTTAGATAATGGCAAAGACCTTAAAAAGGCGCTAGAGTGGGCGAATAAGGCGGTAGAACAACAACCAGATGCTTTTTGGGTAACGCATACTAAAGCTAAGATTCAAGCGAAGTTAGGTGATAAGAAGGGGGCAATGGAAACAGCTAAATTGTCCTTAAGTCAAGCTAAAGCCGCTAGTAACCAAGACTACGTGGCATTGAATGAAAAACTTATGGCTACTTTAAAGTAA